A genome region from Anastrepha ludens isolate Willacy chromosome 3, idAnaLude1.1, whole genome shotgun sequence includes the following:
- the LOC128858487 gene encoding uncharacterized protein LOC128858487, with translation MKYPQLVSTRAVNAISDWLVSRLEQLGVEAPQIYTRLLLSLLQSTIQLNDPIEFSNLESFFASRKGGNRRYLDTDALKKFNAVQCLKDIVSSEQEIATIENLVDELCEKLKDIEKQTGDSEDEDKQLVATLSLTQQHHHNQSHHHYHHSHSHKSHYNHQTKEVPSHSKSCSASGRGEGGKTVQAEATAGVTPVNNQKNVTEEQLEDRELDPRDLYFRAFPALSKEMEDSLNWRRNSKWLTWPMEQRNQDPSISTSSSSSTISSNSAADSGIKDIAASSVTQTNARDKLDEALKNASKVPRQELCDDVANVNYNEANASAFASANAAVGGIKRKSKRRRSRALSKLKSSQQNVRKNPATSVACGSASISMPNNGGNNASAAGAAIKTKRSASPTYWDTDFEGCWEMGRDLIKEFITRQNRNYRNRSTSESAVAYNKKIAIEVAASIKDGDHDCHSTNENVIFDEKQQQTKGPTAQINDIESDKDSRSANVVTPILPPVDFSFCDDYDDTLASVSELTNDVPLVPSAKRLYERELIPTDAKSDEQLDFAQFEAKFNSSVEALWKDAGSGDEKGFEPIGNGNQMHAFGFGSTSSSHFPGLTSLPFDVPFSQNVKNFWANYYNHHFDLSKMLLTSVIGGKARELNVVMQSKANDSDSDVFKTNNGILSVDTSEKPISFSKPQADVCTTASTSTSDYYSMPSNLDRNKAKLQRCGLRHNSACSDNGAAGVHSGGIIGEERKTPIALFLQNSIWSKNANLGGGDTDESFYFKVHNSGKQLNQYDGVGNNNNREQKLQGDTDTSAINVGSGSSSSFGFTAPYTSSKWSEGINAGPPQSNMTMAPPQQLQQAQCANPKNNFNISLNSLSGTDCTDSSSSASLPATTGTNWQAAKGNTKTGLQNTWATSAPPSVEQTHGANTTKRPPTHLISGGGDDGNVGIVTMPKITLANHSPKSSGFIEYSRVKSVLQLQLLTEEKSSSMGSTKQLQRNYPQRLNSKEQPQQHYALDLMDDGENLLTSERTHFHPIKSYVDGHTFDICSDIDVVEYDRSASGYLYLEQDKYLEYTRTDNFIVEDDGGVGASANPLYANSNCEAATFGANVNYNIDSGNGKSKRVERDFIIKFRVQRTEIACQTDAEPPTERALVTANKRFSSMSVTATAQPHPLSLIFSNAAKNLKATAANELVYSDTVEAFTRAMAHFPPLSPTSNNSAWLPVGADFDGRQSTNGNWNIYQEHSKMHKKTNKKRNNMKSNANDDDDVDDEAGGDEVDFYGGAVGVADMDHISTFDTDVDMTSLGQQWSMNEIRKKCKEAGHMTTYTNANNNNSIGSGDGADGGIESVWDMCTACNSELKSIPANRLLRDELQVEADEIMSDLKYMQDLYIGRAGDANDADDEDDGADGESVGDTVTSDSDWCAEDVSAEVVEECPVQPRSNEQFTNPQAESTHAFEAAGESGVTNDSDTFTVIQKVNRLIAELLRPENNDDNILVDKLESNAKGCEGSRAAETETATAQFSGNLWHSNRNERNIWQLNAADTTTGIVVGAGVGINKNSGGIHPMQLLRQFNVKPIESAANIGNIFPLPPAGDTDKYHTQMGWDHENLARIWQTSPPPPHQQPQVENMAIKNANSPAAAFHQTENHEKIDIAEKNMRNLRANADASVEAAAANLQQAQEFLAHNQSNVIESDLKLKAVTRKRRHSASQNYFHAQLNGGIMIANATTATSSSIIGGSATLFQNNNNNEIANLNSYAVKSSANEFSFKNLLNASLRFGAAAAAAVAASNAKKCSDYATNLCGADIAYGCDATAAAANNHTIITCKYHLTAIEPLPLDNVGGMENVGLLGGGNGGGITEAPLSCLIDKNPSILKHVTMVSRPLTR, from the exons ATGAAGTATCCGCAACTTGTATCGACGCGTGCGGTGAACGCCATATCTGATTGGCTAGTATCCCGCTTGGAGCAATTAGGCGTTGAGGCACCACAGATCTATACTAGGCTTCTCCTATCTCTCTTACAATCGACTATTCAACTAAACGATCCAATTGAGTTCAGCAATTTAGAA TCATTTTTTGCAAGTCGTAAAGGTGGAAATAGACGTTACCTTGACACCGACGCCCTTAAAAAATTCAACGCGGTGCAGTGTCTGAAGGATATTGTTTCCTCGGAACAAGAG ATCGCAACTATTGAAAATCTCGTCGATGAGTTGTGTGAAAAACTAAAGGACATCGAAAAGCAAACTGGTGATAGTGAAGATGAGGATAAACAATTAGTAGCAACGCTTTCGCTAACTCAACAGCATCACCATAATCAATCACATCATCATTATCACCACAGTCATTCGCACAAGTCGCACTACAATCACCAAACGAAAGAAGTTCCATCGCATAGCAAAAGTTGCAGTGCTAGTGGTCGAGGTGAAGGCGGAAAAACTGTTCAAGCGGAGGCAACAGCAGGCGTAACACCAGTTAATAATCAGAAGAACGTCACGGAAGAACAATTAGAGGATCGTGAACTAGACCCACGTGATCTTTATTTTCGCGCTTTTCCAGCGCTGTCAAAAGAGATGGAGGATTCTTTAAATTGGCGACGCAATTCAAAGTGGCTGACGTGGCCTATGGAACAACGTAATCAGGACCCATCGATTTCGACTAGCAGTTCAAGCTCGACAATTTCTAGCAACTCCGCTGCAGATAGCGGTATTAAAGATATCGCTGCTAGCTCTGTCACTCAAACTAATGCTAGAGACAAGTTAGATGAAGCGCTGAAAAATGCATCAAAAGTGCCCCGACAAGAGTTGTGCGATGACGTTGCCAATGTTAACTATAATGAGGCTAATGCATCTGCCTTTGCTTCTGCTAATGCTGCTGTTGGTGGCATAAAACGAAAATCAAAACGTCGCCGAAGTCGAG ctttatcGAAATTAAAGTCAAGTCAACAAAATGTGCGTAAAAATCCCGCTACCAGCGTTGCATGCGGCTCTGCTTCAATTTCCATGCCAAATAATGGTGGCAATAATGCATCAGCAGCAGGCGCCGCCATCAAAACAAAACGTAGTGCTTCTCCTACCTACTGGGATACCGATTTTGAGGGCTGTTGGGAGATGGGACGCGATCTGATCAAAGAGTTTATTACGCGTCAAAACAGGAACTATCGCAATCGCAGCACTTCAGAGAGTGCTGTTGCGTATAATAAGAAAATCGCCATTGAAGTAGCGGCAAGTATCAAGGACGGAGATCATGATTGTCATAGCACTAATGAGAATGTTATATTCGATGAAAAGCAACAGCAAACTAAAGGACCCACTGCTCAAATTAACGACATTGAGAGCGACAAAGATAGTAGATCGGCAAATGTCGTTACACCAATATTGCCGCCAGTGGATTTTTCTTTCTGCGATGACTACGATGATACACTCGCTTCGGTATCAGAATTAACTAATGACGTCCCCTTGGTACCTTCCGCAAAACGTCTATATGAACGCGAACTGATACCAACCGATGCTAAATCTGACGAACAGTTGGATTTCGCTCAATTCGAAGCTAAATTTAATAGTAGCGTAGAAGCTTTGTGGAAAGATGCTGGGAGCGGTGATGAAAAAGGATTTGAGCCAATTGGAAATGGGAATCAAATGCACGCTTTTGGTTTCGGCAGTACCAGCAGCTCGCACTTTCCTGGGCTTACTTCGTTACCATTCGATGTGCCATTCtcacaaaatgtaaaaaactttTGGGCCAACTATTATAATCACCATTTTGACCTAAGTAAAATGCTATTGACAAGCGTGATCGGCGGGAAAGCAAGAGAGCTGAATGTTGTGATGCAGAGCAAAGCGAATGATAGTGATAGCGATGTTTTTAAG ACCAACAACGGCATTTTAAGTGTTGATACTTCGGAGAAACCTATCAGTTTCTCCAAACCTCAAGCTGACGTGTGCACTACAGCCTCCACCAGTACCAGCGACTACTACTCGATGCCCAGCAATTTAGacagaaataaagcaaaattgcagCGCTGCGGTTTGCGCCATAACAGCGCCTGCAGTGACAATGGCGCTGCGGGTGTGCATAGCGGCGGTATAATAGGAGAAGAACGGAAAACACCTATAGCGCtgtttttgcaaaactcaaTTTGGTCCAAAAATGCTAATCTTGGTGGCGGGGACACAGATGAGAGTTTCTACTTTAAGGTGCACAACTCGGGCAAGCAGCTAAATCAATATGACGGGGTTGGTAATAACAACAATCGTGAACAGAAACTGCAGGGGGATACTGATACTAGTGCCATTAACGTTggaagcggcagcagcagcagctttgGTTTTACCGCACCCTATACATCGTCTAAATGGTCAGAGGGCATAAATGCTGGACCGCCTCAAAGCAATATGACAATGGCTCCACCGCAACAATTGCAACAAGCTCAGTGTGCAAATCCAAagaacaattttaatatttctttgaaCTCTCTGAGTGGCACCGACTGCACTGATTCATCATCTTCGGCTTCATTACCCGCCACTACAGGTACTAATTGGCAGGCGGCCAAAGGCAATACAAAAACTGGTTTACAAAATACTTGGGCAACTAGTGCACCACCGAGTGTAGAACAAACGCACGGCGCAAACACAACAAAGCGCCCGCCAACACACCTCATTAGTGGCGGGGGTGATGATGGCAATGTAGGCATCGTAACTATGCCAAAAATAACGCTCGCTAATCATTCTCCTAAAAGCAGTGGCTTCATTGAGTATTCACGTGTCAAATCAGTTTTACAGTTACAATTGTTAACCGAAGAAAAGTCATCGAGCATGGGTTCAACTAAGCAGCTTCAGCGGAATTACCCGCAGCGACTCAATAGCAAAGAACAACCACAGCAACACTATGCGCTCGATTTGATGGATGATGGCGAAAATTTATTGACATCCGAACGCACACATTTCCATCCCATTAAGTCGTATGTAGATGGGCACACCTTTGATATTTGCAGCGACATAGATGTCGTAGAGTATGATCGCTCGGCCAGCGGATATCTCTATCTGGAGCAAGATAAATATCTCGAGTACACGCGAACTGACAACTTTATTGTGGAGGATGATGGTGGCGTTGGTGCCTCAGCCAACCCATTGTATGCCAATTCGAATTGTGAGGCTGCAACTTTTGGTGCCAACGTAAACTACAACATCGATAGCGGAAATGGCAAATCGAAACGTGTTGAACGTGATTTTATAATCAAATTCCGTGTGCAACGCACTGAGATCGCTTGTCAAACGGATGCAGAACCGCCAACTGAACGTGCACTGGTAACTGCAAATAAACGTTTCTCTAGTATGAGTGTAACAGCTACAGCGCAACCACATCCACTTTCCTTGATTTTTTCGAATGCCGCTAAAAACTTGAAAGCGACTGCGGCCAATGAACTTGTATACAGCGACACTGTCGAGGCATTTACACGCGCAATGGCACATTTTCCGCCACTGTCGCCCACATCGAACAATTCCGCATGGCTACCAGTAGGAGCTGATTTCGATGGGCGCCAATCCACTAATGGCAATTGGAATATCTACCAAGAACATTCGAAGATGCACAAAAAAACCAATAAGAAAAGAAACAATATGAAGAGCAATGctaatgatgatgacgatgttgACGACGAAGCCGGCGGCGATGAAGTAGATTTCTATGGCGGTGCTGTTGGCGTTGCCGATATGGACCACATCAGCACCTTTGACACTGATGTGGACATGACAAGTTTAGGGCAACAATGGTCCATGAATGAGATACGTAAAAAGTGCAAAGAAGCTGGTCACATGACCACTTATACCAatgccaataataataattccattGGTTCTGGTGATGGCGCCGACGGTGGCATCGAGTCTGTTTGGGATATGTGTACGGCCTGTAACAGTGAACTGAAATCAATACCGGCCAACAGATTGTTGCGCGATGAACTTCAAGTGGAGGCGGATGAGATAATGAGTGATCTGAAGTATATGCAAGATTTATACATAGGGCGTGCTGGGGATGCGAATGATGCTgacgatgaagatgatggtGCGGACGGGGAGAGTGTAGGCGATACTGTGACAAGTGATAGCGATTGGTGTGCCGAGGACGTAAGTGCTGAAGTTGTAGAAGAATGTCCAGTCCAACCGAGGTCGAATGAACAATTTACAAATCCTCAGGCAGAATCGACGCATGCTTTTGAAGCTGCGGGTGAGAGCGGGGTCACCAATGATTCGGACACGTTTACTGTTATACAAAAAGTAAATCGCCTAATTGCTGAGTTGTTACGTCCCGAGAACAACGATGATAACATCCTTGTGGACAAATTAGAGTCAAATGCAAAAGGTTGTGAGGGGTCACGTGCAGCAGAAACAGAAACAGCAACAGCACAATTCAGCGGTAATTTATGGCATAGCAACCGTAATGAACGCAACATTTGGCAACTTAATGCAGCCGATACCACTACTGGAATAGTAGTTGGTGCTGGTGTGggtataaataaaaacagtggTGGTATTCATCCAATGCAACTTTTGCGCCAATTCAATGTAAAACCAATCGAGAGTGCGGCGAATATTGGTAATATTTTCCCATTGCCCCCTGCTGGCGATACAGATAAATACCACACACAAATGGGTTGGGATCATGAGAATCTAGCTAGAATTTGGCAAacatcaccaccaccaccacatcAACAGCCACAAGTAGAAAACATGGCAATAAAGAATGCCAATTCACCAGCCGCTGCATTTCATCAAACTGAAAACCATGAGAAAATTGATATAGCTGAGAAAAATATGCGCAATTTACGCGCCAACGCGGATGCGAGTGTAGAAGCGGCTGCAGCCAATTTGCAGCAGGCGCAAGAATTTTTAGCTCATAACCAAAGCAATGTGATAGAATCGGATTTAAAGTTAAAG GCAGTTACTCGTAAACGACGTCATTCGGCATCACAAAATTATTTCCACGCGCAACTAAATGGTGGCATAATGATAGCAAACGCAACCACAGCTACTAGCAGTAGCATTATTGGCGGTAGTGCTACACTAtttcaaaacaataacaacaatgaaaTCGCCAATTTAAATAGTTATGCAGTGAAGTCGAGTGCCAacgaatttagttttaaaaatttactcaaTGCTTCGTTACGTTTTGGTGCCGCTGCGGCCGCTGCCGTTGCCGCTTCTAATGCGAAAAAATGTTCGGATTATGCCACCAACCTTTGTGGTGCTGATATTGCATATGGTTGCGATGCAACTGCAGCGGCTGCTAACAATCACACGATCATCACCTGCAAGTATCATTTGACTGCAATTGAACCGCTGCCATTGGATAATGTTGGTGGTATGGAAAACGTAGGTTTGTTAGGTGGTGGCAATGGTGGCGGTATCACAGAGGCACCGCTTTCGTGTCTCATCGACAAGAACCCATCCATATTGAAGCATGTAACCATGGTTTCACGGCCGTTGACACGATAA